Proteins co-encoded in one Brassica oleracea var. oleracea cultivar TO1000 chromosome C4, BOL, whole genome shotgun sequence genomic window:
- the LOC106341042 gene encoding transcriptional regulator SUPERMAN: MKRTHLASFSSRNKTQEKEEGDTNGNDRIIMNHYKNYQAGLIPWPPKNYTCSFCRREFRSAQALGGHMNVHRRDKAKLRQIPTWLFDPHHHHTPVRNPNPNLNSSSSTTLAHHEPSLLNKISITTRFDILDNATSYEGLMVEREKNNNNVRSRDLKKTAMDSCHAAKCEISRGDLMNKKDGVMGLELGMRLRNPKQVLDLELRLGCL; this comes from the coding sequence ATGAAGAGGACACATCTGGCAAGTTTCAGCAGCAGAAACAAGACCCAAGAAAAAGAAGAAGGAGACACTAATGGTAACGACAGAATCATCATGAATCACTACAAGAACTACCAAGCAGGGCTGATCCCGTGGCCTCCCAAGAACTACACTTGCAGCTTCTGCAGGAGAGAGTTTAGATCTGCTCAAGCACTTGGAGGGCACATGAATGTTCACAGAAGAGACAAAGCAAAACTCAGACAGATACCTACTTGGCTCTTTGATCCTCACCATCATCACACACCTGTTCGCAACCCTAACCCTAATCTTAACTCTTCTTCTTCAACAACGCTAGCTCATCATGAGCCTTCCCTACTCAACAAGATATCCATAACTACTCGGTTCGATATTTTGGATAATGCTACTAGCTATGAAGGTTTGATGGTGGAAAGAGAGAAGAACAATAACAATGTACGTAGCAGAGATCTCAAGAAGACTGCCATGGATTCATGTCATGCTGCAAAATGTGAGATAAGTCGTGGAGATCTGATGAACAAGAAAGATGGAGTCATGGGGTTGGAGCTTGGGATGCGTTTGAGAAATCCCAAACAAGTTCTTGATTTGGAGCTTCGACTTGGGTGCCTTTAA